The Planococcus donghaensis genome contains a region encoding:
- a CDS encoding IreB family regulatory phosphoprotein, producing MSSFDRTMKFDSSDESMEKEVKQVMLQVHSALEEKGYNPINQIVGYLLSGDPAYIPRHQDARNMIRKLERDEILEELVKFYIKKNNEE from the coding sequence GTGAGTTCATTTGATCGCACAATGAAATTCGATTCGTCTGATGAGTCGATGGAAAAAGAAGTCAAGCAAGTAATGCTTCAGGTACATTCTGCACTTGAAGAAAAAGGCTATAACCCGATCAATCAGATTGTCGGATATTTATTGTCAGGTGATCCGGCTTATATTCCTCGCCATCAGGATGCGCGAAATATGATTCGCAAACTGGAACGGGATGAAATTCTGGAAGAGCTTGTAAAGTTCTATATTAAAAAGAATAACGAGGAATAA
- the alaS gene encoding alanine--tRNA ligase produces the protein MKNLKAEDIRQMYIDFFKEKGHDQEPSAPLVPFEDPSLLWINSGVATLKKYFDGRVIPNNPRIVNAQKSIRTNDIENVGKTARHHTFFEMLGNFSIGEYFKTEAIHWAWEFLTDEKWIGFDADKLSVTIHPEDEEAYAIWLNEVGVPAERIIRLEGNFWDIGEGPSGPNSEIFYDRGESYGNDMRDPELYPGGENERYLEIWNLVFSQFNHNPDHTYTLLPKQNIDTGMGLERMACVAQDVPTNYDTDLFIPIIKKTEEISGKKYGENTEMDMAFKVIADHIRTVAFAIGDGALPSNEGRGYVLRRLLRRAVRFAKKLGVEQPFMYDLVPVVGDVMKSFYPEVNAKQDFIIRVMKLEEQRFHETLHDGLTILSSVIEKQKAAGQNEIPGEDAFRLYDTYGFPVELTEEYAEEEGMAVDHKGFETAMQEQRDRARNARQNVNSMQSQSEVLGNIKEASEFIGYSQTVSDANVLFIIKDGELVDSAQEGEEVEVILDQTPFYAESGGQIADRGTLSNDFVQASVLNVKKAPNGQNLHSVRVDTGELTKTSVQAQVDASERRHTVKNHTATHLLHQALKDVLGTHVNQAGSYVGPDRLRFDFSHFGQVTKEELETIEQIVNEKVWDGIAVQTGYHNLQEAKEMGAMALFGEKYGDVVRVVEIGGYSLELCGGVHVLNTSEIGLFKIVSEGGIGAGIRRIEAVTGKGAYENLKDSENILESAAGLLKSSPRDMVQKVQTVQTEMKSLQRENESLLAKISNAQSAGILDAAQKVGDITVLSVKVEAKDNNQLRQMMDDLKSKMDKAVIVLGATDSDKVMLAAGVTKDLAGGDYHAGQIVKHVAEQCGGKGGGRPDMAMAGAKDASKLEEALKSVYSLVK, from the coding sequence ATGAAAAACTTGAAAGCTGAAGACATTAGACAAATGTACATTGATTTCTTTAAAGAAAAAGGGCACGATCAGGAGCCAAGTGCACCACTAGTGCCTTTTGAAGATCCTTCTCTTTTGTGGATCAACAGTGGTGTTGCTACTTTAAAAAAATATTTTGATGGCCGAGTGATTCCAAACAACCCGCGTATCGTCAACGCACAAAAATCAATTCGCACGAACGATATTGAAAACGTCGGAAAAACAGCACGTCACCATACATTTTTTGAGATGTTAGGAAACTTTTCAATTGGTGAATACTTTAAAACAGAAGCTATCCACTGGGCTTGGGAATTCTTAACGGATGAAAAATGGATTGGTTTTGATGCGGATAAATTATCAGTAACCATTCACCCAGAAGATGAAGAAGCGTATGCAATTTGGTTAAATGAAGTAGGCGTTCCAGCTGAACGAATCATTCGTTTAGAAGGGAATTTCTGGGATATTGGAGAAGGCCCAAGTGGTCCAAACTCTGAAATCTTCTACGATCGCGGCGAAAGCTATGGCAATGACATGAGGGACCCTGAACTATACCCAGGTGGCGAAAACGAACGTTATTTAGAAATCTGGAATTTGGTGTTTTCGCAATTTAATCACAACCCGGATCATACGTATACATTGCTTCCGAAACAAAACATTGATACAGGAATGGGATTAGAGCGTATGGCTTGTGTGGCGCAAGACGTGCCAACAAACTACGATACTGATTTATTTATTCCAATTATCAAAAAAACAGAAGAAATTTCTGGCAAGAAATACGGAGAAAATACGGAAATGGACATGGCATTCAAAGTAATTGCTGACCATATTCGTACTGTGGCGTTTGCGATTGGGGACGGCGCACTTCCATCAAACGAAGGTCGTGGCTATGTATTGCGCCGTTTGTTGCGTCGTGCAGTTCGTTTTGCGAAAAAACTAGGTGTGGAACAACCATTTATGTATGACTTAGTACCAGTTGTTGGTGACGTAATGAAGAGCTTTTACCCAGAAGTTAACGCGAAACAAGACTTTATTATTCGCGTGATGAAGCTCGAAGAACAACGTTTCCATGAAACGCTTCATGACGGCTTAACTATTTTGTCGTCTGTCATCGAAAAACAAAAAGCTGCTGGGCAAAATGAAATTCCAGGTGAAGATGCTTTCCGTTTATACGATACGTATGGCTTCCCAGTTGAGTTAACGGAAGAATACGCAGAAGAAGAAGGCATGGCGGTAGATCACAAAGGGTTTGAAACAGCGATGCAAGAACAGCGCGATCGTGCACGAAATGCGCGTCAAAACGTCAATTCGATGCAGTCTCAATCCGAAGTGTTAGGAAATATAAAAGAAGCTAGTGAATTTATTGGCTATAGCCAAACGGTTTCAGACGCTAACGTTTTGTTCATCATTAAAGACGGAGAACTTGTCGATAGCGCACAAGAAGGCGAAGAAGTAGAAGTTATTTTAGATCAAACGCCATTTTATGCTGAAAGTGGCGGTCAAATTGCCGATCGCGGAACTTTGAGTAATGATTTTGTTCAAGCTTCTGTATTAAATGTTAAAAAAGCACCTAATGGTCAAAACTTGCATTCTGTCCGTGTTGATACGGGAGAATTGACGAAAACGTCCGTACAAGCGCAAGTAGATGCTTCAGAACGTCGTCATACGGTGAAAAACCACACAGCGACGCATTTATTGCACCAAGCGTTAAAAGACGTCTTAGGAACCCATGTAAACCAGGCGGGATCATATGTGGGACCAGACCGTCTTCGTTTTGACTTTTCTCATTTTGGTCAAGTGACAAAAGAAGAACTTGAAACGATTGAACAAATCGTTAATGAAAAAGTATGGGACGGCATTGCAGTTCAAACAGGTTACCACAACTTGCAAGAAGCGAAAGAAATGGGCGCGATGGCATTGTTCGGCGAGAAATATGGAGATGTCGTACGTGTGGTAGAAATTGGTGGCTATTCGCTAGAGTTGTGTGGTGGCGTCCATGTATTAAACACTTCAGAGATTGGATTGTTTAAAATTGTTTCTGAGGGCGGTATTGGTGCAGGTATTCGCAGAATTGAAGCAGTAACTGGTAAAGGTGCATATGAAAACTTAAAAGATAGTGAGAACATTTTAGAAAGTGCAGCTGGACTATTAAAATCTTCTCCAAGAGATATGGTTCAAAAAGTACAAACAGTTCAAACAGAAATGAAATCATTGCAACGTGAAAACGAGTCTTTGCTTGCGAAAATTTCCAATGCTCAATCTGCAGGCATTCTAGATGCAGCGCAAAAAGTAGGCGATATTACCGTGCTGTCGGTTAAAGTAGAAGCAAAAGACAATAACCAATTGCGCCAGATGATGGACGACTTGAAGTCGAAAATGGATAAAGCGGTCATCGTGCTCGGTGCAACAGATAGCGACAAAGTAATGTTAGCAGCTGGAGTTACAAAAGATTTGGCTGGTGGAGATTATCATGCTGGACAAATTGTTAAACACGTAGCAGAGCAGTGTGGCGGTAAAGGTGGCGGTCGTCCAGATATGGCAATGGCAGGCGCTAAAGATGCAAGCAAGTTAGAAGAAGCATTAAAATCGGTATACAGCTTAGTTAAATAG
- the ruvX gene encoding Holliday junction resolvase RuvX — MRIIGLDVGSKTIGVAISDPMGWTAQGIETIKINEAIEEFGMERLGELIKQYEVTEAVVGYPKNMNNSIGPRAEASEKFAALLKEAYSIPVVLWDERLTTSAAEKMLISADVSRKNRKKVIDKMAAVMILQGYLDFKK, encoded by the coding sequence ATGCGTATAATAGGACTTGATGTTGGTTCAAAAACAATCGGAGTTGCCATTAGTGATCCGATGGGGTGGACAGCCCAAGGAATTGAAACCATCAAAATAAATGAAGCAATTGAAGAGTTCGGAATGGAACGCCTAGGTGAACTGATAAAGCAGTATGAAGTGACTGAAGCGGTAGTTGGCTATCCAAAAAACATGAACAATTCAATCGGGCCACGTGCTGAAGCATCCGAAAAGTTTGCAGCTTTGCTTAAAGAAGCGTATAGTATACCGGTGGTGCTTTGGGATGAGCGGCTAACGACGTCGGCAGCAGAGAAGATGTTAATCTCCGCAGATGTCAGCCGTAAAAACCGTAAAAAAGTGATCGACAAGATGGCAGCAGTAATGATACTGCAAGGTTATCTTGATTTTAAAAAATAA
- a CDS encoding DUF1292 domain-containing protein, translated as MEHGQEHITVVDENGNEQLFEVLFTFESADFGKSYVLYFPVGAEEDEEGEIEIHASSFTENPESEDTTVGGGELRPVETDEEWDMIEEMLNTFLDEEEENEEL; from the coding sequence ATGGAACACGGACAAGAACACATTACAGTCGTTGATGAAAACGGCAACGAGCAACTATTTGAAGTACTATTTACATTTGAGTCAGCAGACTTTGGAAAATCATACGTTTTGTATTTCCCAGTTGGCGCTGAAGAAGATGAAGAAGGCGAAATTGAAATTCATGCATCTTCATTCACTGAAAACCCTGAATCAGAAGACACTACAGTAGGTGGCGGAGAGCTTCGCCCAGTAGAAACTGACGAAGAATGGGACATGATTGAAGAAATGTTAAACACGTTCCTTGACGAAGAAGAAGAAAACGAAGAGCTTTAA
- a CDS encoding ATP-dependent RecD-like DNA helicase, with amino-acid sequence MTGQIDLFQEEKQFVLGRPVVSIFHNPQNLFSIAKVKIQETNTPYTEKEIIVSGYFPMLTLEEQYRFTGVVKNHPRYGVQFQVETFTKEVPETEQGIIHYLSSDMFNGIGQKTAETIVKKLGKDAIKKILEDPDSLDKVPRLSDEKKDTIRATLQMNLGLERVMIQLNDWGFGPQIGMRIYQAYREETIDILTKNPFQLIEEIEGIGFQRADELGMKLGITGSHPDRIKASILHILNQASLSDGHVYVDAKTLIPMVKEMLEARQQAEIPVEAISKAAIELNEEGKVAGEETRLYLPSLYYSEVGIATKLETLLLEQESRAKFPSSEVRKALGEAEERLGVNYAETQIDAIESSINSSVMILTGGPGTGKTTVVRGLVEIYAELHGLSLDPKEYAKKQEPFPIILAAPTGRAAKRLSESTELPAMTIHRLLGFNGQEKDEETEKEIEGKLIIIDEMSMVDTWLAHQLLKAVPEDAQLIFVGDQDQLPPVGPGQVLRDLLESKRIPTVELTDIYRQSSGSSIIELAHQMKNGQLPEDITAKTSDRSFIKAGADQIPMVVEKVVKSALSKGHSIRDIQVLAPMYKGPAGIDALNRLIQEMVNPNPDGKRKELVFGDITYRIGDKILQLVNQPESNVFNGDMGEVVAIMKAKETVEKQDMLVASFDGIEVTYERSDLNQLTLAYCCSIHKSQGSEFPTVIMPIVRGYMKMLRRNLLYTGITRSKDFLVLCGDPGAFRYGVERTDDTQRMTTLQSRLAITTEEPKTEQQTKQQEETKQSGPVSLTTENAHSIHPMIGMEGITPQKFMEA; translated from the coding sequence ATGACCGGACAAATCGATTTATTTCAAGAAGAAAAACAATTTGTATTAGGGCGTCCTGTCGTCTCAATTTTTCATAATCCTCAAAATTTATTCTCCATCGCGAAAGTGAAAATCCAAGAAACCAATACCCCTTACACCGAGAAAGAAATCATTGTTTCTGGTTATTTCCCCATGTTGACTCTTGAAGAGCAATATCGTTTTACCGGCGTGGTAAAAAATCACCCGCGTTACGGTGTTCAATTTCAAGTAGAAACATTTACTAAAGAAGTGCCTGAAACCGAACAAGGCATTATTCATTATTTATCGAGTGACATGTTTAATGGCATCGGCCAGAAAACTGCTGAAACCATTGTTAAAAAGTTGGGTAAAGATGCTATCAAAAAGATTTTAGAAGACCCAGATTCCTTAGACAAAGTTCCGCGGTTATCCGATGAAAAAAAAGATACGATTCGTGCCACGCTTCAAATGAATTTAGGCCTTGAACGCGTCATGATTCAATTAAACGACTGGGGCTTTGGTCCACAAATCGGCATGCGTATTTATCAAGCGTACCGTGAAGAAACAATTGATATTTTGACAAAAAACCCATTTCAATTGATTGAAGAAATTGAAGGAATAGGGTTTCAGCGTGCTGACGAACTCGGGATGAAACTAGGCATTACAGGAAGTCACCCGGACCGCATCAAGGCATCTATTTTACATATCCTTAACCAAGCTTCGTTATCGGATGGACATGTCTATGTTGATGCCAAAACGTTGATCCCAATGGTCAAAGAAATGCTTGAAGCACGTCAACAAGCAGAAATTCCGGTTGAAGCCATTTCGAAAGCCGCAATCGAACTAAATGAAGAAGGCAAAGTGGCTGGAGAAGAAACCCGGCTTTATTTGCCATCGCTCTATTATTCAGAAGTGGGCATCGCGACAAAATTAGAAACCTTATTATTAGAACAAGAATCACGTGCGAAATTCCCGAGTTCTGAAGTTCGAAAAGCGCTCGGTGAAGCAGAAGAGCGACTAGGGGTTAATTATGCTGAGACGCAAATTGACGCGATCGAAAGTAGCATCAATTCATCGGTCATGATTCTTACAGGGGGACCGGGTACGGGCAAAACGACCGTCGTTCGCGGACTTGTAGAAATTTATGCCGAACTGCACGGATTGTCACTAGATCCAAAAGAATACGCCAAAAAACAAGAACCATTTCCAATTATTCTCGCAGCTCCAACAGGACGTGCGGCAAAGCGTTTGAGTGAATCAACTGAACTGCCAGCCATGACGATTCATCGTTTACTCGGTTTTAATGGCCAAGAAAAAGACGAAGAAACCGAAAAAGAAATCGAAGGCAAATTGATCATTATCGATGAAATGTCAATGGTCGATACATGGCTGGCACATCAATTGCTAAAAGCTGTGCCAGAAGATGCGCAATTGATTTTTGTTGGCGACCAAGATCAACTGCCACCAGTAGGACCAGGACAAGTATTGCGTGATTTACTCGAATCAAAACGGATACCCACAGTCGAATTGACCGATATCTACCGACAATCTTCAGGTTCATCCATCATAGAACTCGCGCACCAAATGAAAAACGGCCAATTGCCAGAAGACATCACAGCGAAAACGTCAGACCGTTCTTTTATCAAAGCTGGCGCTGACCAAATTCCTATGGTTGTTGAAAAAGTTGTGAAAAGTGCATTATCCAAAGGGCATTCAATCAGAGACATTCAAGTGCTCGCCCCGATGTACAAAGGACCTGCAGGAATTGACGCCTTAAACCGACTGATTCAAGAAATGGTCAACCCAAATCCAGACGGCAAACGAAAAGAGTTAGTATTTGGGGACATTACTTATCGTATTGGCGATAAAATATTACAGCTTGTCAACCAACCCGAAAGCAATGTTTTTAACGGCGATATGGGCGAAGTTGTCGCCATCATGAAAGCAAAAGAAACAGTCGAAAAACAAGACATGTTGGTCGCTTCTTTTGACGGCATCGAAGTCACATATGAACGCAGCGATTTAAACCAATTAACATTAGCGTATTGTTGTTCGATCCATAAATCGCAAGGCTCGGAATTTCCAACCGTAATTATGCCAATTGTTCGAGGTTATATGAAAATGCTGCGCCGCAATTTACTTTATACTGGTATCACGCGAAGCAAAGACTTTCTCGTGCTGTGCGGGGACCCAGGGGCATTCCGCTACGGTGTCGAGCGGACAGACGACACGCAGCGCATGACCACCTTGCAAAGCCGTCTAGCAATCACTACTGAAGAACCCAAAACCGAACAGCAAACAAAACAACAAGAAGAAACAAAACAAAGCGGACCGGTGAGCCTAACAACCGAAAACGCCCACTCGATCCACCCAATGATCGGCATGGAAGGCATTACTCCGCAAAAATTCATGGAAGCTTAA